The following are encoded in a window of Rubellicoccus peritrichatus genomic DNA:
- a CDS encoding glycerophosphodiester phosphodiesterase produces the protein MQIIAHRGASAQAPENTIASIRRAWELGADGIEIDILLTKDNVPVAIHDSHTGRVGDLKLTIKDSTLAELKQVDVGSKFSSEFAGERIPTLEEVMAEIPERKYLFIEAKEAHASNLAKALIPLFSQHLDWIAGRQMVFMSFFPDLLWTMAAKFPDLTSLLLLDNARRLPRKIPTNLPSDSLPVHGLGLSSKITLPDEQREALIAAGAILNVWTVNNPDDEDKWADAGFDFLTTDFPELFLAKRNETTT, from the coding sequence ATGCAGATTATCGCACACCGGGGAGCATCCGCTCAAGCACCAGAAAACACAATTGCCAGCATCCGACGGGCCTGGGAGTTGGGTGCCGATGGTATTGAGATCGATATTCTGCTGACCAAGGACAACGTGCCAGTGGCCATACACGACAGCCACACTGGACGCGTCGGTGACCTCAAACTAACGATCAAAGACTCCACCCTGGCAGAATTGAAACAGGTGGACGTAGGCTCAAAGTTCAGCAGCGAGTTTGCCGGTGAGCGCATTCCAACCCTTGAAGAGGTCATGGCGGAGATCCCCGAGCGAAAGTATCTTTTTATAGAGGCCAAGGAAGCCCATGCATCCAATCTCGCCAAAGCCCTGATTCCATTATTTAGCCAACACCTGGACTGGATAGCGGGCAGGCAGATGGTTTTTATGAGCTTCTTTCCAGATTTACTTTGGACCATGGCGGCCAAGTTCCCCGATCTCACCTCTTTGCTCTTACTCGATAATGCTCGCCGCCTTCCCCGCAAAATCCCGACAAACCTGCCAAGTGATTCACTGCCAGTTCATGGACTTGGCCTTTCAAGCAAGATTACCCTGCCGGACGAACAACGCGAAGCATTGATCGCTGCAGGAGCCATCCTCAATGTCTGGACCGTCAATAACCCCGATGACGAAGACAAGTGGGCAGACGCAGGATTCGATTTCCTGACGACAGACTTTCCCGAACTGTTCCTCGCCAAACGAAACGAAACCACGACTTAG
- a CDS encoding SDR family oxidoreductase translates to MNEAPKRILITGVTRGLGRAMADGFIQRGHTVIGCGRNHTAIDELNQAHPKPNKFFACDVVDDNAVKAFADEVIKASGPPDLLINNAALLNKPAKLWDVPEAEFSQVIDVNIKGVANIIRHIVPSMVKRNSGIIVNLSSGWGRSTAPEVAPYCATKWAIEGLNQAMSQELPNGMACVALNPGIIDTDMLRTAFGEEASSSYHGAEEWAEKAMDDILSYGPADNGMQRSI, encoded by the coding sequence ATGAACGAAGCACCAAAACGAATCTTGATTACCGGTGTCACACGTGGATTGGGACGTGCGATGGCAGACGGCTTCATCCAACGTGGACATACCGTGATAGGCTGTGGTCGCAACCATACGGCAATCGATGAACTCAATCAGGCTCATCCAAAGCCTAATAAGTTTTTCGCTTGCGATGTCGTAGATGACAATGCGGTGAAAGCATTCGCAGATGAAGTCATCAAAGCATCCGGGCCTCCGGATTTACTAATCAACAATGCGGCCTTACTCAACAAACCCGCCAAACTTTGGGATGTACCAGAAGCGGAGTTCTCGCAAGTAATCGACGTAAACATCAAAGGAGTCGCTAACATAATCCGGCATATTGTCCCATCCATGGTTAAACGTAACTCGGGTATTATTGTGAACTTGAGTTCCGGCTGGGGACGCAGCACCGCTCCTGAAGTCGCACCCTATTGCGCAACGAAATGGGCCATCGAGGGCCTAAACCAAGCCATGTCACAAGAGCTGCCAAACGGAATGGCTTGCGTTGCACTGAATCCTGGCATCATTGATACAGATATGCTCCGCACAGCCTTTGGTGAAGAAGCTTCCAGCTCATACCACGGAGCAGAAGAATGGGCAGAAAAGGCAATGGATGATATACTAAGTTACGGCCCCGCCGATAATGGCATGCAACGCAGCATCTGA